The Anaeromyxobacter sp. Fw109-5 genomic interval ACGGTCGGCCGCACGCGCGCGAACCGCGGGGTGCCGGAGCGGCTCGCGGGCGAGGTCCCGCCGCGCGTCGAGGTGCGCGGCGAGGTGCTGCTCTTCAAGGAGCACTTCGAGGCGATGAACCGGCAGATCCTCCGCGCCGGCGACGAGCCGTTCGCGAACCCTCGCAACGCCGCGGCGGGGTCGCTCCGGCAGCTCGACTGGCGCGTGACGGCGAGGCGCCCGCTCTCCTTCATCGCGTACGAGGCGCTCGTGCCCGGGGCGGAGCCCGGGGGCGCGCGCGCCGGGCCCTGGGCCTGGCGCACCCACGCGGAGAAGCTCGAGGCCCTCGCCCGCTGGGGGTTCGAGACGAACGCGGAGAACGAGCGCTGCGAGGGGATCGCCGCGGTGAAGGCCTACCGCGATCGGATGGCGGAGCGCCGCTTCGCGCTGCCGTACGACACCGACGGCGTGGTGGTGAAGGTGGACGACCTCGACTGGCGCCGCAGGCTGGGCGCCGCGTCGAAGTTCCCGCGCTGGGCGGTCGCGTTCAAGTACCCGCCGCAGGAGGAGGCGACGCGCATCCGGCGGATCTGGGCGTCGGTGGGGCGCACCGGGATCCTCACGCCCGTCGTGGACTTCGAGCCGGTCAGGCTCTCCGGCGCGATGGTCTCGCGCGCGACGCTGCACAACGAGGACGAGATGCGCCGCAAGGACGTCCTCGAGGGCGACTGGATCCTCGTGCGCCGCGCCGGGGAGGTCATCCCCGAGGTGGTCATGCCGCTGAAGGAGCGGCGCACCGGCGAGGAGCGCCCCTTCGCGTTCCCCGCGGAGTGCCCGATCTGCGGCGCGAAGGTGGTGCGCGAGGAGGGCGAGAAGGTGTACCGCTGCACCGGCGCCGCGTGCCCCGCGCAGCTCGTCGGGCGGCTCACCCACTTCGCCCAGCGCCGCGCGATGGACATCGACGGGCTCGGCGACAAGCTCGCGCTCGGCCTCGTCGAGCGCGGGCTCGTGAAGGACTTCGCGGACCTCTACGCCGTCCCGTTCCCCGCCTGGCAGGAGCTGTTCAGCCGGCCGCGCAAGGAGGAGCGGGACGCCAAGGCGGAGCTCCCGCAGAAGAGCGCGCAGAACATGGTGGACGCCCTCGAGCGCTCGAAGGCGACGACGCTCCGGCGCCTCCTCTTCGCGCTCGGGATCCCGCAGGTCGGCGAGGCCACCGCCGCGACGCTCGCGCGCCACTTCGGCGAGCTCGCGCGCTTCATGGACGCGAGCGAGGACGCGCTCCTCGCGGTGCGCGACGTCGGCCCGGAGACGGCGCGCGAGATCCGCGCCTGGACGGAGGAGCCGCAGAACCGGCGCGTGGTGGAGCGCCTCCTCGCCGCCGGCGTGCGGCCCGCCCCCGAAACCGTCGACGCTGGCGGCCCGTTCGCGGGGAAGACCGTGGTCCTCACGGGCGGGCTCGCGGCGCTCTCGCGCGACGACGCCAAGGCCGAGATCGAGCGGCGCGGCGGGAAGGTGTCGGGCAGCGTCTCCCGCAAGACCGATCTCGTCGTCGCCGGCGCGGAGGCCGGCTCGAAGCTCGAGAAGGCGCAGGCGCTCGGCGTCCGGGTGGTCGGCGAGGAGGAGTTCCTTCGGATGCTGGAGGAGTGATGGCCGAGCTCGCGCGCGCGCACATCCTCGTGAGCGGAGAGGTGCAGGGGGTCTCGTTCCGCGCGGCCGCCGTCGACGAGGCGCGCCGGCTGGGCGTCCGCGGCTGGGTGCGGAACGTGGCCGACGGCCGCGTCGAGGCCGAGGCCGAGGGAGAGCGGGCGAAGGTGGAGGCGCTCGTCCGCTGGTGCGGCCGCGGGCCGCCCGCGGCGCGGGTCGCGGACGTGCAGGTGTCCTGGGGCGCCTACGGCGGCGACCTCGGGCCGTTCTCCGTCAGGCACTGAGTCGCGCCCCGGCCCGTCGGCGGTGGGGCCGGCGCCCGCTCGCGGTCGAGCGTTGCCGGCGGCGCCGGCGGTGTGCTACGTACGCCAACCCTGCCGGATTCGCGTGTCGGATCCGGCGCTTCCATACGACGGCGGGCGAGGCGCGGTTCGAACCCGCGGCCCGGCGAGGCCATGAAGACTCCCCACGCGACCCTGACGTCCGCGGTCGACGAGCTCGTGCTCGCCGCCCAGAAGCCGTCCCGCTACGTCGGCGGGGAGTTCGGCAGCATCGTGAAGGACCTGGACGGCGCGCGGGTGCGCTTCGCGCTCGCCTTCCCGGACACCTACGAGGTCGGCATGTCCAACCTCGGGTTCCGGCTGCTCTACCACCTGCTGAACGATCGGCCCGAGATCGCCTGCGAGCGGGTGTTCCTGCCCTGGCCGGACATGGAGGGCATGCTCCGCGAGCGCGGCGTGCCGCTCTTCACGCTCGAGTCGCGCGCCGCGGTCCGTGACTTCGACGTCCTCGGGGTGACGCTCCAGTTCGAGCTCGCCTACACGAGCGTGCTCGCGATGCTGGACCTCGCCGGCATCCCGCTGCACGCGAAGGACCGCGGCGACGAGGCGCCGCTCGTCGTGGGCGGCGGGCCCTGCGCCTTCAACCCCGAGCCCGTGGCCGACTTCTTCGACTGCTTCGTGGTGGGGGAGGGCGAGGAGGTCGCGCTCGAGCTCGCCGACGCCGTCGCCGCGAGCGGGTTCCGCCGGGGCGGCGCGCCGCGCGCCGAGGTGCTCCGCCGGCTCGCGCGCATCCCGGGCGTGTACGTCCCGTCGCTGTTCCGGCCCCGCTACGACCCCGCCACGCGCGCGCTCGCCGCGATCGAGCCGCTGCTGCCCGGCTACGAGAAGGTCGAGCGGCGCGTGATGCCCGATCTGAACGCGCTGCCGACCACCGCCTACACGCGGCCGCTCGTGCCGTTCATGCAGACGATCCACGACCGGCTGCCCATCGAGATCCAGCGCGGCTGCACGCGCGGCTGCCGCTTCTGCCAGGTCGGGATGATCACCCGCCCGACGCGGCAGCGCGATCCGAAGCAGGTGCTGCGCCTCGCCGAGACCGGCCTCGGGGCGTCCGGCTACGAGGAGGTGGGCCTGCTCTCGCTCTCCTCCGGCGACTACGCCCCGCTGAACGGGCTCCTCGACGACTTCCTCGCCCGCTGGGAGGGCGAGAAGATCGGCATGAGCCTCCCCTCGCTGCGCACCGAGACGATGAACGACTCGCTCGCGCAGAAGATCGCGCGCATCCGGAAGACGGGCTTCACGCTCGCGCCGGAGGCGGCGACCGAGCGGATGCGGGCGGTCATCAACAAGGGGAACCGCGAGGAGGACCTGCTCCGCGCCGTGGAGTCGGTGTTCCAGAACGGCTGGTCGCTCCTCAAGCTCTACTTCATGATCGGGCTGCCGCAGGAGCGGGACGAGGACGTGGTGGCCATCGCCGAGCTGGCCCGGCGCTGCCTCTCGACGGCGCGCCGCGCGCTGCCGAAGGGGCAGGGCTCCGCCGCCATCCACCTCGGCGCCTCCACGTTCGTGCCGAAGCCGTTCACCCCGTTCCAGTGGGAGGCGATGATCTCGCCGGAGGAGACGCGGCGGCGCCAGGGGCTCATCACCGCTTCGCTCGGCGGCCGCAACGGGGCGATCCAGTTCAAGCCGCACGACTCGCGCCAGTCGTCCATCGAGGGCGCCCTCGCGCTCGGCGACCGGCGCGTGGCGACCGCGGTGCTCGCCGCGTACCGCAGCGGCCAGCGGCTCGACGGGTGGTCGGAGTGGTTCGACGAGGGGCGCTGGCTCGCGGCGTTCGAGGCCTGCGAGCGCGAGCACGGCGTCGGGCTCGACTGGTACGCGCACCGCCGCCGGCGCCTCGACGAGGTGCTGCCGTGGGACCGCATCGACTGCGGCGTCACGAAGACCTACCTCGCGAAGCAGCTGGCGGCGGCGCGGAACCTCGCCGAGGTGGAGGACTGCGTCCCCGCCCCGTGCACGGTGTGCGGCGCCTGCGACTACGAGGTCGTGAAGAACCGGACCTACGAGGCGAAGGACTACGTCCCGGAGCCGGCGCCGCCGCCGCCCCCGCCCGAGCCGCCCATCCGCTCGCGGGTGCGGGTGCGCTGGGCGAAGCTCGGCCGGCTGGTCGCGCTCTCGCACCTCGAGACGATGCACACCCTGCTGCGCGCCATCCGGCGCGCGCGCCTGCCGGTCGTGTACTCGCAGGGCTATCACCCGAAGCCGCGGGTGTCGTTCGGCCCGGCGCTCGCGGTCGGCATCGAGAGCCAGGCGGAGTTCATGGATCTGGAGCTCGCGGGGGCCGTCGGGGCGGCCGAGGTCGCGGCACGGCTGGCGCCGGAGCTGCCGGAGGGGCTCCGGGTGCTCGACGCGCAGCCCGTCGAGCCGCACGCTCCGTCCATCGGCGAGTCGCTGCGGGCGGTGCATTATCGTGCGGAGTTCCAGGGGGATGGCTGGGACGAGGCGGCCCTCTCCGAGCGGGTGGCGGGCTTCGCCGACGCCGAGCAGGCGGTCGTCACCCGGGTCGCACCCCCCAAGAGCCGCGGACATCGGCGACAGAAGGTCGCGGAGACGAAGAGAAGAGAGATAGACTTGAAAGAAATCGTGACCCACCTGGCCGTCGAAGGCCCGGGGACGGTCGCGTTCAGCTTGCGGGCGGATCCCTCAGGGAGCGCGAAACCAGCCGAGGTGCTGGCCGCGGTCTTCGGAGACGACGGGGAGCCGCCCAGGGGAGTGAAGGTTTTGAAGGAGGGCGTCAGCTTCGCGAGGGCGAGCGAGGGTCAGGCATCTGGCCGACAGCCGCGCGCGCCCCGCTACCTCGACGCCTGAACCACAGCGCGCCCCGCAGCGCCGCGACGAACCGCGGCCGCGGGCGCGAGGAGCGCGAAGCTTTGAGCGTGAGCTCGACAGCCGATCCGAGACGCCCGGCACCGCCCGGACGCTCGCGGTCGCGGCCCATCGTGACGAAGGGCCTCGCTCTCCCCGCGCCTTCCCGGGGCGAGAGAGGACCATCGTCATGGCGGGCAACAGCATCCTCGTGATCAACGCGGCCGGCGCGGAGACCCGCGTCGCCCTCGTCGAGAACAACACCATCCACGAGTACTACCTCGAGCGAAAGCGCGAGAAGGGGATCGTCGGCAACATCTACAAGGGACGGGTGGTGCGCGTGCTCCCGGGCATGCAGGCCGCCTTCGTGGACATCGGCCTCGACAAGGCGGCGTTCCTCTACGTCGGCGACGTCTACGGCGATCCCGAGTTCTCCGAGGAGTTCGAGCTCACCGAGGGCGAGCACCGGGTCGAGGTGCCGGAGGTCCCCACCGAGCAGGAGGCCGAGGCGGAGGAGGCGCGCGCCCAGGCGGTGTCGTCCCAGCCTCCCGCGGTCGCCGCGGCGCCCCTCGAGGGCGAGGCGGTCACCCCGGCGCCGACGCCGTCGCCGGTGCCCGAGGGCGAGCCGCAGGCGCCGCTGGACGCCGCGCCGATCGCGGAGGGCGGGATCGACGCCCCGCCCGCGCCGCTCTCGCCCATCCCGCTGACGCAGGAGATCGGGATGGCGGCGGTCCCCACCCCGCCGCCGCTGCCGGTGCCGCCCGTCGCCGACGCGGGCCCCACGGAGCCGCTGCCGGCGGAGGCGGGCGCCGCCGCCGTGGCGGAGGTCCCCGCGCCGGTGCCCGTCGCGGAGCCGGCGCCGGAGGCCGCCCCGGTCGCCGACCGGCTCCAGGCGCCGCGCGAGAAGGCCGACGCGCGCGAGGCCCGCGCGGATCGCGAGCCGAAGGAGGGGAAGGGCGGCGAGCGGCGGCGCGACCGCGAGGAGCGCGGACGCCGCGACGGCCGCGACCGCGAGGCGCGCGAGGGCCGCGAGCGGGGCAACCGCAACGGCCACGAGCGCGAGAAGCGCTCGAAGGAGCCGAAGAACATCCAGGACCTCCTCAAGGAGGGCCAGGAGGTCATCGTCCAGGTCGCGAAGGATCCCATCGGGACCAAGGGCGCGCGGATCACGAGCCACATCTCGCTCCCGGGCCGGCACCTCGTCTTCATGCCGACGGTGGATCACATCGGCATCTCGCGCCGGATCGAGAAGGACTCCGAGCGGCGCCGGCTGCGTGAGATCGTCGATCGCATGCGGCCGGACGGGACCGGCTTCATCGTCCGCACCGTCGCGGAGAACGTGGAGGCCGGGAAGCTCGAGGCGGACATCCGCTTCCTCATCCAGGTCTGGAACGAGATCATCCGCACGAAGGACAAGGTCTCCGCGCCGGCGCTGCTCCACGGGGACCTCGACCTCATCCTCCGCGCGACGCGGGACCTGTTCACCGCCGACGTCGGCAAGCTCGTCATCGACGATCGCGACGAGTACGAGCGGATCCTGCGCTTCGTCCACGAGCAGGCGCCGCACCTTGAGAGCCAGATCGAGTACTACCGCGGCGAGGAGCCGATCTTCGACGCGTACGGCATCGAGCAGGAGCTGAAGCGCGCGAGCCAGCGCAAGGTCTGGCTGAAGAGCGGCGGCTACATCATCATGGACCAGGCGGAGGCGCTCACCGCCATCGACGTCAACTCGGGCCGCTACGTCGGCAAGAAGAACCTCGAGGAGACGATCACCAAGATCAACGTCGAGGCCGCGAAGGAGATCGTCTACCAGCTCCGCCTGCGCAACATCGGCGGCATCATCATCATCGACTTCATCGACATGGACAAACCCCAGAACCGCGACAAGGTCTTCAAGGCCTTGCAGGACGCGCTGGGGCGGGACAAGGCGAAGACCAACGTCCTCAAGATCTCCGAGCTCGG includes:
- the ligA gene encoding NAD-dependent DNA ligase LigA, encoding MRADADRDSAETRAAELRARILDADHAYYVLDRPVLADAEYDRLVRELAEIEAAHPELATSDSPTQRVSGAPSERFERVVHREPMLSLGNIQSDGELDEFDARVHRLLGLAGDVQVGYVAEPKLDGLAVELVYEGGRLVQGSTRGDGVNGEDVTANLRTVGRTRANRGVPERLAGEVPPRVEVRGEVLLFKEHFEAMNRQILRAGDEPFANPRNAAAGSLRQLDWRVTARRPLSFIAYEALVPGAEPGGARAGPWAWRTHAEKLEALARWGFETNAENERCEGIAAVKAYRDRMAERRFALPYDTDGVVVKVDDLDWRRRLGAASKFPRWAVAFKYPPQEEATRIRRIWASVGRTGILTPVVDFEPVRLSGAMVSRATLHNEDEMRRKDVLEGDWILVRRAGEVIPEVVMPLKERRTGEERPFAFPAECPICGAKVVREEGEKVYRCTGAACPAQLVGRLTHFAQRRAMDIDGLGDKLALGLVERGLVKDFADLYAVPFPAWQELFSRPRKEERDAKAELPQKSAQNMVDALERSKATTLRRLLFALGIPQVGEATAATLARHFGELARFMDASEDALLAVRDVGPETAREIRAWTEEPQNRRVVERLLAAGVRPAPETVDAGGPFAGKTVVLTGGLAALSRDDAKAEIERRGGKVSGSVSRKTDLVVAGAEAGSKLEKAQALGVRVVGEEEFLRMLEE
- a CDS encoding acylphosphatase, translating into MAELARAHILVSGEVQGVSFRAAAVDEARRLGVRGWVRNVADGRVEAEAEGERAKVEALVRWCGRGPPAARVADVQVSWGAYGGDLGPFSVRH
- a CDS encoding TIGR03960 family B12-binding radical SAM protein — translated: MKTPHATLTSAVDELVLAAQKPSRYVGGEFGSIVKDLDGARVRFALAFPDTYEVGMSNLGFRLLYHLLNDRPEIACERVFLPWPDMEGMLRERGVPLFTLESRAAVRDFDVLGVTLQFELAYTSVLAMLDLAGIPLHAKDRGDEAPLVVGGGPCAFNPEPVADFFDCFVVGEGEEVALELADAVAASGFRRGGAPRAEVLRRLARIPGVYVPSLFRPRYDPATRALAAIEPLLPGYEKVERRVMPDLNALPTTAYTRPLVPFMQTIHDRLPIEIQRGCTRGCRFCQVGMITRPTRQRDPKQVLRLAETGLGASGYEEVGLLSLSSGDYAPLNGLLDDFLARWEGEKIGMSLPSLRTETMNDSLAQKIARIRKTGFTLAPEAATERMRAVINKGNREEDLLRAVESVFQNGWSLLKLYFMIGLPQERDEDVVAIAELARRCLSTARRALPKGQGSAAIHLGASTFVPKPFTPFQWEAMISPEETRRRQGLITASLGGRNGAIQFKPHDSRQSSIEGALALGDRRVATAVLAAYRSGQRLDGWSEWFDEGRWLAAFEACEREHGVGLDWYAHRRRRLDEVLPWDRIDCGVTKTYLAKQLAAARNLAEVEDCVPAPCTVCGACDYEVVKNRTYEAKDYVPEPAPPPPPPEPPIRSRVRVRWAKLGRLVALSHLETMHTLLRAIRRARLPVVYSQGYHPKPRVSFGPALAVGIESQAEFMDLELAGAVGAAEVAARLAPELPEGLRVLDAQPVEPHAPSIGESLRAVHYRAEFQGDGWDEAALSERVAGFADAEQAVVTRVAPPKSRGHRRQKVAETKRREIDLKEIVTHLAVEGPGTVAFSLRADPSGSAKPAEVLAAVFGDDGEPPRGVKVLKEGVSFARASEGQASGRQPRAPRYLDA
- a CDS encoding Rne/Rng family ribonuclease, whose product is MAGNSILVINAAGAETRVALVENNTIHEYYLERKREKGIVGNIYKGRVVRVLPGMQAAFVDIGLDKAAFLYVGDVYGDPEFSEEFELTEGEHRVEVPEVPTEQEAEAEEARAQAVSSQPPAVAAAPLEGEAVTPAPTPSPVPEGEPQAPLDAAPIAEGGIDAPPAPLSPIPLTQEIGMAAVPTPPPLPVPPVADAGPTEPLPAEAGAAAVAEVPAPVPVAEPAPEAAPVADRLQAPREKADAREARADREPKEGKGGERRRDREERGRRDGRDREAREGRERGNRNGHEREKRSKEPKNIQDLLKEGQEVIVQVAKDPIGTKGARITSHISLPGRHLVFMPTVDHIGISRRIEKDSERRRLREIVDRMRPDGTGFIVRTVAENVEAGKLEADIRFLIQVWNEIIRTKDKVSAPALLHGDLDLILRATRDLFTADVGKLVIDDRDEYERILRFVHEQAPHLESQIEYYRGEEPIFDAYGIEQELKRASQRKVWLKSGGYIIMDQAEALTAIDVNSGRYVGKKNLEETITKINVEAAKEIVYQLRLRNIGGIIIIDFIDMDKPQNRDKVFKALQDALGRDKAKTNVLKISELGLVEMTRKRVRESVTRVMNEPCSYCEGKGHLKSKITITYEIFREIRREAVHFPEPVLVVNCHPEVARILQGSEREELRYLMDRFNKTIQVKPQSGYHQEQFDIYGRQERIDQPRDRERERGRGRDRDRGGRGKSEEPATPPADAAGGEER